The Gemmatimonadaceae bacterium genome contains the following window.
CCGCTTCGCGCAGCACAAGAACAAGTTTGGGCGAGAGTACGACAAGACCGGCCGCGACCGGTACTAGCTTCAGCTAGCCTCAGCCCCCCTCCGTGGCCTCACGCGGACTCAGCCTCACCCTGAAGATCTTCCTCGGCACCAGCGCGGTCCTCGCGCTGGTGTTGGCGACGACGCTCGCGTTCACGTCCCGCTCGGCGAGCTCGGCGGCGGATGCGTCGGTGCAGCGCGTGGTGAGTTCGGCGCGCACGGGGTTGCTGGCGCAGTTGGATGGGCGCAGCGAGGGCCTCGTGCGGTCGGCGGAGAGCGTGGCCAGCAATGCCGGGTTGCGCGCCATCGTCGCGGACCGCGATACGGCTACGGCCATAGACCAGGCGATGGTCGCGGTGGACGTCACCCAGTCCGACTGGGCCCAGCTCGTGGACCGCGATGGGACGCGGCTCGCCAAGAGCGACGAGCCCGACGCCCCGCTTGTCTCGCTCGCCAATTCGCCGGCCATCGGCGGCGCGCTCGAGGGCGACCCGGTCACCGCATTCGGCATCGACGACGACACCCTGCTGATGCAGCTGGCCGTCGTGCCGATCCTCGACCAGCGGGTCTACGGCGCGCTGATGGTCGTGCGCTACCTCGACGACGCCTTCGCGACGCAGGTGCGCCAAGCCGCATTCGACCAGCTCGAGGTCGTCTTCTACGCGTTGGACATGGAAGACAACCCCATCGCAAACGGCGCGACGCTGGAGCGACGCGCACTCAGCCGCGCCGCGCTCTCCGACCTGCGCGCGGTCGCCGAGGCGGAAGAGTCGCAGTCCACAACCACCGTGACGATCGGTGCCAACGAGTACGTGGCCCTCGGCGGCGTGCTCCGGTCCGCCGGCGGCACGCCGCTCGGCGGATTCGCGCTACTCCGCGATCGCGACGCTGAGTTCGCTGTCTTCCGCGCGCTGCAGCGCACAATCCTCTACTCGGGGCTGATTGCCCTCGCCTTTGCCGGCCTGTTCTCCTGGCTGGTGGCCGGCTGGGTCACGCGGCCGGTGGCCAAGCTCGCCGACGCCACCCGCCGCGCCAGCGACGGCGACTACAACGCCGAGATCACCGCCAACTCGCCCGACGAGATTGGCGCCCTGGCCGCCGCCTTCCGCCGGCTGCTCGCCGACCTGCGCGAGAAGCAGCAGCTGGTGGAGTTCCTGAGCTCGGCGTCCAACGAGGCCAAGACGGTGCAGATGCCGTCTATGAGCGGCACCGTCGGGCGGCAGATCGCCGAGCAGGGCATCAAGCCGGGCGGCCTGTTCGCCAATCGCTACGAAGTGAAGGAGATGCTCGGCCAGGGCGGGATGGGCACGGTGTTCAAGGCCGTGGACCGCGAGCTGGGCGAGGTCATCGCCATCAAGACGCTCAAGGAGGACTTCCTCAAGCAGGAACCGGCGGCGCTGGAGCGCTTCAAGTCCGAGATCCGGCTCGCCCGGCGTATCTCGCACCGCAACGTGGTGCGCACGCACGATCTCGGTGAGACCAACGGCCAGTACTTCATCACGATGGAGTACGTCGACGGCAAGTCACTGCGCGAGCTGATCAAGACGCGCGGCAAGCTTCCCGTGGCGGTGACGTTGTCGGTGGGCAAGCAGTTGGCGCGCGCGCTGGAGGTGGCCCACGAGCAGGGCATCATCCATCGCGACATCAAGCCGGCGAACATGGTCGTCGAGCCGGACGGCGTGCTCAAGGTGATGGACTTTGGCATCGCGCGGATGGCGTCGCAGCCGCAGGAGAGCGGCGTGACGATGCAGGGGGCGATTGTCGGCACGCCGGAGTACATGGCGCCGGAGCAGGTGCTGGGCGAGGGCGTGGACCATCGCGCCGACCTGTACGCTGCCGGCTGCGTGCTCTTCGAGTGCCTCACCGGGCGTGCGCCGTTCAAGGCCGAGACGCCCTACCAGCTTGTCGCCCAGCTGCTGGAGGACATCCCGCCGCACGTGCGCTCGCTCAATCCCGAGGTGCCGGGGGCCTTGGACCAGCTGGTCGCCGACCTGCTCGCCAAGCAGCCCGCCCAGCGGCCGGCCAACGCGGCGGCGATGCACGACCGGCTGGCGGCGCTGGACTAGCCGAGGCGGGGCGGCGCGGGCAAGGCGCCACCTGCCGACACGCACGGCGGCCCACTGGGCGGCGTCCCCCTCCGGACGTCGCCCATTAGATTTCCCCCTATGGCACAGGAGCCGATTGCGAGCGTCTTCAACGACGCCTACGCCGCAGAAATGTTTGAGGCCTATCGCCAGGACCCGTCCTCCGTGGATGAGTCCTGGCGCCAGTTTTTCCGTTTCGCTGAAGAGGCGATGGGTCGTGGGCCCAGCGCGCAGGGTGACGAGGAGTTCGCCCGCATCGCTGCCGCCGCCGCGCGCCACATCAACGGAATTCGCCACTACGGGCATCTTGCCGTGCAGCTGGATCCGCTCGGCACGCCACCGCCAGGCGCGCAGGAGCTGACGCCGGAGTTCTACGGCATTACTGAGGAACAGCTGGGGCAGGTCAGCGGCGCGGCCCTGGGCTTCCCGCACCTTGAGACGGCCAAGGACGTGGCCGACCGCCTGCGCCTGCGCTACACGCGCAACCTCGCCGTCGAGGTGCAGCACGTGGGCAGCGAGGAGGAACGCCAGTGGTTCCGCGAGCTGTTCACGGCCGAGAAGCTCACGCGCCCGCTCACGCCCGACGAGAAGAAGGCCGCGCTGCGCCACCTCACCGAGGTGGACGGCTTCGAGCGCTTCCTCGGCCGCACCTTCGTGGGCTACAAGCGCTTCTCCATCGAAGGCACGGATGCGTTGGTGCCGATGCTGCACACGGCTGTCGAGGAACTCGCGCGCGCCGGCGCCAAGCAGGTCGCCATCTCTATGGCGCACCGCGGCCGGCTCAGCGTGCTGGCCCACGTGCTCGAGAAGCCGCTGACGCAGATCTTCGGCGAGTTCCAGGGCCAGCACGGCCACCTCACCGGCGCCTCCACTGGCGACGTGAAGTACCACCTCGGCTTCGAGGGCACGCATCAGATCGACGGCGGCGAGGTCCGCGTGTCGCTGATGCCGAACCCCAGCCACCTGGAGATTGTGAACCCCGTGCTCGCGGGCACGGTACGCGCGCTGCAGCGCGACAACAACGATCCGATGACGCGTGACGAGTCGCGCGTGGTGCCAATCTGCATCCACGGCGACGCGGCGTTCCCCGGCGAGGGCATCGTCGCCGAGACGTTCAACCTCTCGCGGCTGCGCGCGTACCGCGTGGGTGGCACGCTGCACATCATCGTCAACAACCAGATCGGTTTCACGACGGATCCCATCGACTCGCGCTCGACGCGCTACGCGTCGGACATGGCGAAGGGCTTCGAGATCCCGATCATCCACGTGAACGCGGACGACGCCGAGGCCTGCATCATCGCGATGCGCATCGCCACGGCCTACCGCACGCGCTTCAAGAAGGACTTCCTGATCGACCTCGTGGGCTACCGCCGTTGGGGCCACAACGAGGGCGACGAACCCACGTACACGCAGCCGTCACTGTACGAGAAGGTAAAGGCGCATCCGACGGCGCGACTCGTGTGGGCGGCGCGCCTGGAGCAGGAAGGCGTGGTCAGCAAGGACGAGGTCGAGGCGCTCGACAAGCAGATCGCCGAGGAGTACAAGGCGGCGTACGAGGAGTCCAAGACCGCCCCCGAGCCGAAGACGGGCGCGGAGCCGGACTCCGGCACGCTGCAGGTGCCGACGGCAGTGCCCGCCGAGACGCTGCGTCAGTACAACGAGGCGCTGCTGACATATCCGGGCGACTTCAAGCCGCATCCGCGCCTGGCCAAGCAGCTTGAGCGTCGGCGCGACGCGCTCTCGGGTGAGGCCTCGATCGACTGGGGCCACGCCGAGCAGATGGCCTTCGCCAGCATCCTCGTCGATGGCCTGCACATCCGGATGTCGGGGCAGGACGTGGAGCGTGGGACCTTCTCGCATCGCCACGCCGTACTCAGCGACGTCGAGACGGGCCGCAAGTATTCGCCGCTGGCCCATCTCCCCGGCGCCAAGGGACGTTTCGAGCTCTACAACTCGGCGCTCAGCGAGACCGCGGTGCTTGGTTTCGAGTACGGCTACAGCGTCGTGGCCAAGCGGACGCTGGCGCTGTGGGAGGCGCAGTTCGGCGATTTCGCCAACGTCGCGCAGCCGATCATCGACCAGTTCATTGCGTCGGACCGCGCCAAGTGGGCGCAGGACTCGGGACTCGTGCTGCTGCTGCCGCACGGCTACGAGGGTCAGGGCCCGGAGCATTCGAGCGCACGTCTTGAGCGATTCCTGCAGCTCTGCGCCGAGGGCAACATGCGCGTGGCGTATCCCAGCACGCCGGCGCAGTACTTCCACATCCTGCGGCGGCAGACGAAGGTGCCGCGCCGTCCGCTGGTGCTGATGCAGCCCAAGTCGCTGCTGCGCCTGGCACAGGCGGCGAGCAAGGTGACGGACCTGAGCGAGGCGGGCTTCCGCGCGGTGATCGACGATCCCGCCGGCGCCGAGAAGCGGCAGCACGTGAAGCGCCTCGTGTTCTGCACGGGCAAGGTCTACTACGACCTGCTCGCCGCGGGCATTCCGGAGAGTGTCGCGGTGGCGCGCGTCGAGGAGCTGTATCCCTGGCCGCACGAGGACGTGGCGTCGCTGGTGGACCGCTACCCGGCGATCGACGAGGTGGCCTGGGTGCAGGAAGAGCCGAAGAACATGGGTGCATGGAGCTTCGTCGCGCCGCGCCTGCGCGTGTCCACGGGCAACGCGCTGGTGATTCGCTACTACGGACGCGCTGAGCAAGCGAGTCCGGCGGAAGGCTACGCGGACACGCACGCGGCCGAGCAGCAGCGCATCGTGAACGAGGCGCTGTCGGCGCCGGTGCGGATGACGGGAGCGCGGCGCCCCTCGGGTGCCGCGAAGATCGGATGGTGAGCCGGCGCGCGCTGTGGGGCGCGCTGCTCGTGGTGGCAGTCCTGGCGCCGCGCCTTGCCTTCGGGCAGGAGCGCGGCGCTGCTGCGTTGGACCAACTGCTGCGCGGCATCACCGTGACGGGACGCGTGCTGCACATCGGGGCGCATCCCGACGACGAGGACACGAACCTGCTGGCGATGCTGGCGCGCGGGCACCAGGTGCACACCGCCTACCTCTCGCTTACGCGCGGTGATGGTGGGCAGAACCTGATCGGCAACGAGTTGGGCGACGCGTTGGGCGCGATCCGCACGGAGGAGTTGCTGTCCGCGCGGCGCGTGGATGGTGCGCAGCAGTTCTTCTCGCGGGCCTATGACTTTGGGTTCTCCAAGTCGGCGGAAGAAACGTTTACGCAGTGGGACCGCGAGGCACTGACCGGTGACGTGGTGCGGGTGATCCGCGCGTTCCGGCCGCAGGTGGTGGTGGCGGTGTGGACTGGCACGCGGGCGGATGGGCACGGGCACCACGAGGCCTCGGGCATCCTCGCGCGCGATGGCTTCGACGCGGCCGCGGATACGCTGCGCTTCCCGGTGGCCACGCACGGCCGGCCGTGGACGCCGCAGAAGTTCTATCGCAGTGCGCGAGGGTCGCGCGGCGCGACGGCGACGTTGACGATGGACGCGGGCCGCTACGATCCGGTGCTGGGACGCAGTGCGGCGGAAATCGCCGGCGAAAGCCGGTCGCAGCATCGCTCGCAGGGCTTTGGCGCGTTGGAGCGCTTGGGCACGGTGCCCGTTCGGCTCACGCGAGAACTCACGCGCGTGAACGCCGATGTCGCGGCCGCAGACGAGCACACGCTGTTCGATGGTGTGGATACCACAGCCGCCGGACTTGCGACGCTTGCAGCGACCCGCGGCGTGCCCTTGGTGACGATCGCCGCGCTTGCAGATTCGTTGCGGCGCCAGGCGGACTACCGTGATCCCGGTGCGATTGTGCCGGGACTCGCGCGTCTGGTTGGGCGTTTGGTGTTCGCGCGCGAGACCGTCAAGCGCTGCGGCATCGTGCCGATCACGCAGTACGAGCGCATCAACGGCGTGCCGGCGGTGTGCGACGAGACCGACCTCGCGCTGGAGCGCAGCGTCAACCTGATGCTGGAGCGCGCGCAGGCAGCGTTGCTCGAGGCGGCGGGCGTGGTGGTGGAGGTGACGACCACGCAGGAGCTGCTCGCCTTCGGTGACGGCACACGGGCGCGCCTCAACATCTACAACCGCGGACGGTGGCCGATCTTGGTTGGCGGCGCACGGATCTCTGGTGCGCGCCCGATCGGCTTCGCTGCGCCGCTGGAGATCGCTGCGGGGACGGACACGGTGATCGACGTGCCGATCGTGGCCATCGCCGATCATCGCCCGTATTGGATCGGCCCCAAGGAAGGCGCGATGTTCCCCGACGGCCAGTCGCCGGCGGACGGCGTCGCGCGCGTCTCGAGCGGTGTGACGGTGGAGATGGTGCCGCGCGTGTCCGTTGCCGACGACGCGCGGCGGCTTACCGATGTCCGCGTGGAGATGGCGATCGCCGGCACCCGCGTGACCGCTGATGGCGGCAGCATCGTGTACCGCTTCGCCGACCCGGTGCTTGGGGAACAACGGCGTCCGGTCGGCGGCGTCCCGCCGATCACCATCCGGCTCGATCGCACGCTCGAGTACATGCGGGCGAACGAGCAGGTGGAGCGGCGCATCACGGTGACGCTGCGTTCGCACACGGAGCAGCCGCGCACGCTGCGCTTCCGCACGCTGATTCCCGAGGGACTTCGCGGCTCCGGCCTGCCGGACTCGCTCGTGCTAGC
Protein-coding sequences here:
- a CDS encoding protein kinase yields the protein MASRGLSLTLKIFLGTSAVLALVLATTLAFTSRSASSAADASVQRVVSSARTGLLAQLDGRSEGLVRSAESVASNAGLRAIVADRDTATAIDQAMVAVDVTQSDWAQLVDRDGTRLAKSDEPDAPLVSLANSPAIGGALEGDPVTAFGIDDDTLLMQLAVVPILDQRVYGALMVVRYLDDAFATQVRQAAFDQLEVVFYALDMEDNPIANGATLERRALSRAALSDLRAVAEAEESQSTTTVTIGANEYVALGGVLRSAGGTPLGGFALLRDRDAEFAVFRALQRTILYSGLIALAFAGLFSWLVAGWVTRPVAKLADATRRASDGDYNAEITANSPDEIGALAAAFRRLLADLREKQQLVEFLSSASNEAKTVQMPSMSGTVGRQIAEQGIKPGGLFANRYEVKEMLGQGGMGTVFKAVDRELGEVIAIKTLKEDFLKQEPAALERFKSEIRLARRISHRNVVRTHDLGETNGQYFITMEYVDGKSLRELIKTRGKLPVAVTLSVGKQLARALEVAHEQGIIHRDIKPANMVVEPDGVLKVMDFGIARMASQPQESGVTMQGAIVGTPEYMAPEQVLGEGVDHRADLYAAGCVLFECLTGRAPFKAETPYQLVAQLLEDIPPHVRSLNPEVPGALDQLVADLLAKQPAQRPANAAAMHDRLAALD
- a CDS encoding PIG-L family deacetylase, with the translated sequence MSRRALWGALLVVAVLAPRLAFGQERGAAALDQLLRGITVTGRVLHIGAHPDDEDTNLLAMLARGHQVHTAYLSLTRGDGGQNLIGNELGDALGAIRTEELLSARRVDGAQQFFSRAYDFGFSKSAEETFTQWDREALTGDVVRVIRAFRPQVVVAVWTGTRADGHGHHEASGILARDGFDAAADTLRFPVATHGRPWTPQKFYRSARGSRGATATLTMDAGRYDPVLGRSAAEIAGESRSQHRSQGFGALERLGTVPVRLTRELTRVNADVAAADEHTLFDGVDTTAAGLATLAATRGVPLVTIAALADSLRRQADYRDPGAIVPGLARLVGRLVFARETVKRCGIVPITQYERINGVPAVCDETDLALERSVNLMLERAQAALLEAAGVVVEVTTTQELLAFGDGTRARLNIYNRGRWPILVGGARISGARPIGFAAPLEIAAGTDTVIDVPIVAIADHRPYWIGPKEGAMFPDGQSPADGVARVSSGVTVEMVPRVSVADDARRLTDVRVEMAIAGTRVTADGGSIVYRFADPVLGEQRRPVGGVPPITIRLDRTLEYMRANEQVERRITVTLRSHTEQPRTLRFRTLIPEGLRGSGLPDSLVLAPGATQELALTLTGRLAPGRYDFGVGAESDGTVFVEGFATIEYPHIRPVRLYRQSSAYLLAVPVSVPRALRVAYVVGVSDGIAPVLSQLQIPTTAISADQLALIDLEQYTTVVIGPRAYDANPELAASNPRLFEWVRKGGTLVVQYGQYEMQRPGMTPAPIGFSRPAARVTREDAPVRVLDAQSRLLRWPNRITDADWADWVQERALYMPTDIDSTYRTPLAMNDPDEDERRGALLELRYGQGRYVYTSLSLFRQIPGGVPGGARLLVNLLSAGLPADR
- a CDS encoding 2-oxoglutarate dehydrogenase E1 component, whose translation is MAQEPIASVFNDAYAAEMFEAYRQDPSSVDESWRQFFRFAEEAMGRGPSAQGDEEFARIAAAAARHINGIRHYGHLAVQLDPLGTPPPGAQELTPEFYGITEEQLGQVSGAALGFPHLETAKDVADRLRLRYTRNLAVEVQHVGSEEERQWFRELFTAEKLTRPLTPDEKKAALRHLTEVDGFERFLGRTFVGYKRFSIEGTDALVPMLHTAVEELARAGAKQVAISMAHRGRLSVLAHVLEKPLTQIFGEFQGQHGHLTGASTGDVKYHLGFEGTHQIDGGEVRVSLMPNPSHLEIVNPVLAGTVRALQRDNNDPMTRDESRVVPICIHGDAAFPGEGIVAETFNLSRLRAYRVGGTLHIIVNNQIGFTTDPIDSRSTRYASDMAKGFEIPIIHVNADDAEACIIAMRIATAYRTRFKKDFLIDLVGYRRWGHNEGDEPTYTQPSLYEKVKAHPTARLVWAARLEQEGVVSKDEVEALDKQIAEEYKAAYEESKTAPEPKTGAEPDSGTLQVPTAVPAETLRQYNEALLTYPGDFKPHPRLAKQLERRRDALSGEASIDWGHAEQMAFASILVDGLHIRMSGQDVERGTFSHRHAVLSDVETGRKYSPLAHLPGAKGRFELYNSALSETAVLGFEYGYSVVAKRTLALWEAQFGDFANVAQPIIDQFIASDRAKWAQDSGLVLLLPHGYEGQGPEHSSARLERFLQLCAEGNMRVAYPSTPAQYFHILRRQTKVPRRPLVLMQPKSLLRLAQAASKVTDLSEAGFRAVIDDPAGAEKRQHVKRLVFCTGKVYYDLLAAGIPESVAVARVEELYPWPHEDVASLVDRYPAIDEVAWVQEEPKNMGAWSFVAPRLRVSTGNALVIRYYGRAEQASPAEGYADTHAAEQQRIVNEALSAPVRMTGARRPSGAAKIGW